The following proteins come from a genomic window of Mammaliicoccus sp. Marseille-Q6498:
- a CDS encoding RluA family pseudouridine synthase: MKVLKYIATETIKLKTFLYHQGISKKSLSAIKQNGALLVNKENVTVRKVADIGDVIEVYLPNETPSYNLEPFQMNLNILYEDEWLIIISKPPILNTAPSKEHPHGSLVEAVLFHMINNNEQTIPHIVTRLDRGTSGIIIFTKHQLLHHMLSQTDIKKYYIAVVHGVVKEQRGEIIAPIARAKHSIIEREVSDEGKFAHTNYEYITDDGNDSLLKLQLFTGRTHQIRVHLAHIGYPIVGDSLYGSEDKRHKHQLLQCCTVEFEHPITKEKIFINDNQHYHL; this comes from the coding sequence ATGAAAGTCTTAAAGTATATTGCAACAGAAACGATAAAGTTAAAAACATTTTTATATCATCAAGGCATTTCTAAAAAGAGTTTAAGCGCCATTAAGCAGAATGGCGCTTTATTAGTTAATAAAGAAAATGTCACAGTTAGAAAAGTTGCGGATATTGGCGATGTGATAGAAGTATATTTACCAAATGAAACGCCGAGCTATAATTTAGAACCGTTTCAAATGAATTTGAATATATTATATGAAGATGAATGGCTTATTATCATTTCTAAACCTCCAATTTTGAATACAGCACCTTCGAAAGAACATCCTCATGGAAGTTTAGTTGAAGCGGTTTTATTTCACATGATAAATAATAACGAACAAACGATTCCACATATTGTAACGCGTTTAGATCGTGGAACAAGTGGTATTATTATATTTACGAAACATCAATTATTACATCATATGCTTTCACAAACAGACATTAAAAAATATTATATAGCAGTGGTTCACGGTGTAGTTAAAGAGCAACGAGGCGAAATTATCGCACCTATTGCAAGAGCAAAACATTCTATTATAGAGCGTGAAGTTTCTGACGAAGGGAAATTCGCTCATACAAATTATGAGTATATAACTGATGATGGCAACGATTCACTTTTGAAATTACAGTTATTTACAGGTAGAACACACCAAATTAGAGTACATCTAGCTCATATTGGATATCCAATCGTTGGTGATAGTCTTTATGGTTCAGAAGATAAACGCCATAAACATCAATTGTTACAATGCTGTACTGTTGAATTTGAACACCCTATAACAAAAGAAAAAATTTTTATAAATGATAATCAACACTATCATTTATAG